In the genome of Mycoplasma seminis, one region contains:
- a CDS encoding ABC transporter ATP-binding protein — translation MSKSLDEKNIAKRQKEIAQARKRQNSLMHKIWKKLVVYFSNKFSFFSSRNFMFDWEEFEKNVQYKTLPNGEKVKIAAEIIDMNLSFTNPSRPGEKNKVLRGPSIQIYEGKVHAIIGESGSGKSVITSLLYGLTGDNAVIDSGEVKLYNNNVEKFTFKDWEKSHYRGRVVSAVFQNPMSTLNPTMKVGTQIMEGMLINKVVKNKKEAYERAVEFLKLTKIADPEAVMKLYPHEMSGGMIQRVVIAAIVALEPKILVMDEPTTALDPTVQALVLDIIKELQEKLNLSIVFITHDLGVVASISDFISIMYAGQIIEEGTAKEILHYPQHPYTWGLILSMPDVNKGDRLATIRGSVPSNLNNIVGDAFAVRNDYALGIDFQEEPKFYYVSETHRVKSALLDDRAPEYTPPMHIQKLWKEFLEQSK, via the coding sequence ATGTCAAAAAGTTTAGATGAAAAAAATATTGCTAAGAGACAAAAAGAAATTGCTCAAGCTCGCAAAAGACAAAATTCATTAATGCACAAAATTTGAAAAAAACTTGTTGTTTATTTCTCAAATAAATTTTCATTCTTTTCATCACGAAACTTTATGTTTGATTGAGAAGAATTTGAAAAGAATGTTCAATATAAAACCTTACCTAATGGTGAAAAAGTAAAAATAGCTGCTGAAATTATTGATATGAATTTATCATTCACTAACCCTTCGAGACCTGGCGAAAAAAATAAAGTTCTTAGAGGTCCATCAATTCAAATTTATGAAGGTAAAGTGCATGCAATTATTGGTGAATCTGGTTCAGGTAAATCAGTTATTACTTCATTATTGTATGGACTTACTGGAGATAATGCTGTAATTGATTCAGGTGAAGTTAAACTTTACAATAATAATGTTGAAAAATTTACTTTTAAAGATTGAGAAAAATCTCACTACCGTGGAAGAGTAGTTTCTGCTGTCTTCCAAAACCCAATGTCAACACTTAATCCAACTATGAAGGTTGGAACACAAATTATGGAAGGTATGCTGATCAATAAAGTTGTTAAAAACAAAAAAGAAGCATACGAAAGAGCTGTTGAATTCTTAAAATTAACTAAAATTGCTGACCCTGAAGCGGTTATGAAACTTTATCCTCACGAAATGTCTGGGGGTATGATTCAACGGGTTGTTATTGCCGCAATTGTTGCTTTAGAACCTAAAATTTTAGTTATGGATGAACCTACTACAGCTTTAGACCCTACAGTACAGGCACTTGTGCTTGATATTATCAAAGAATTACAAGAAAAACTTAATCTTTCAATTGTCTTTATTACCCACGACCTTGGAGTAGTTGCATCAATTAGTGATTTCATTTCTATTATGTATGCTGGTCAAATTATTGAAGAAGGTACGGCTAAAGAAATTCTTCACTATCCACAACACCCATACACTTGAGGACTTATTTTAAGTATGCCTGATGTTAATAAAGGTGATAGACTCGCAACAATTAGAGGTTCAGTTCCTTCAAATCTAAATAATATTGTTGGAGATGCTTTCGCAGTCAGAAATGACTACGCTCTAGGAATAGACTTCCAAGAAGAACCTAAATTCTATTACGTTTCAGAAACACATAGAGTTAAATCAGCACTTTTAGATGACCGTGCACCAGAATATACACCACCAATGCATATTCAAAAATTATGAAAGGAGTTTTTAGAACAGTCTAAATAA
- a CDS encoding ABC transporter substrate-binding protein: protein MKTKNRSKKIFKLTLLASAPLVLSATTIACTSTKNGAAREHREKMIVDYDLGLATEPINNLNYVKYKSMDKIVPSLVDSYLKAGPSTALKSRLASKRSYNFVMMSMPEDKTSANFDKYMDKNKKVLAEDNGTNNITTAYYSIDQFNVVGGLADDSGSGNSVKTKSTIYAFRNPRNSNNYMAMTGFVNKKKNKWSNGDYINAQDIRDYLEYILDLNTGSQKLDAIKKYGLRAADKFIDAQKEYLAKFNKTYKNPFGRRSYVYSKALNRYIQDPKEQVYQSQNNGDEAEVQAIKQAAKELGFYTGQLFLDYDNEFIAQYIHLNPKFNLNDEVQDFIIGKDEDGKDITIQIIKNPYVNPYQTFLTDKGLKGEIQSIAKDENSFTLVFDENHTPDLSYLLFTILHNLFPINRRYVETVAGGIDKYGSEPDKFLTSGPFKIPAGRNGILLGPNGYINLVKNKEYFDAENTISNKIKIMFSTNKNTNALFFEDGYISQTYIPASKMVSYWADPKIKEYLNKNQGYGTIAFGLNLDLETNANSWLQDQDFRNAIYYAINRDDALKFVGWDFSFPVNTWTAYGQYKTFDGKNLEMFFEGAKSKAKNDKEFPLQNYEYVVHMAKGFNFEKTKRIDLAYDVPTAQFYMDRFRKKHPELKSVSLRFLNNGQDEQKKAGSYLKEAMLKAFDGFVNIELKSLPENIFASFIEKGEYDIIYQNYDRIGGNGAQDYVSAFFKSDEIDTINQKTIGFKENPVGSYTYANYVADLVLEELSLQHANVSRLSLLQRDINYISQIIAANATMNETFQKAYNSDSASAITSFNEQYENIIKDELVKLSDVKNLYSNQYVRYLVDYLILDKSLSNNVLSEERKNVRRRIMQARLHSAFVLFLPTFMSIDQIADLTNNTQERLEFNQENIFNTGDNKAQQRKAPKFWNKFIELALPKFEESAFAYTSRISSFFTGNFSDEELADNWEQSVVYQFIGAIEKVIRDAAIVIPLMEVDTNWEVTKVGGVDGLYRFSLQYAYDMTRPPRDNLPRTREG, encoded by the coding sequence ATGAAAACAAAAAATCGTTCCAAAAAGATCTTTAAACTCACATTACTTGCATCAGCTCCTTTAGTCTTAAGTGCGACAACTATAGCATGTACAAGTACAAAAAACGGAGCAGCTCGAGAACATAGAGAAAAGATGATAGTTGATTATGATTTAGGACTTGCAACCGAGCCAATCAATAACCTTAACTATGTTAAATATAAATCAATGGACAAAATTGTTCCATCCTTAGTTGATTCATATTTAAAGGCTGGACCAAGTACTGCACTTAAAAGTCGTCTTGCTTCTAAACGTAGCTACAACTTTGTAATGATGTCTATGCCTGAGGATAAAACATCTGCAAACTTCGACAAATACATGGATAAAAACAAAAAGGTATTAGCAGAAGATAATGGAACTAACAACATTACAACTGCATATTACTCAATTGACCAATTCAATGTTGTTGGGGGACTTGCTGATGATTCAGGTTCTGGAAATAGTGTAAAAACTAAATCAACAATTTATGCTTTCAGAAACCCAAGAAACTCAAATAACTACATGGCTATGACTGGGTTTGTTAATAAAAAGAAAAATAAATGATCTAATGGGGATTATATTAATGCTCAAGATATCCGTGATTATTTAGAATACATTTTAGATTTAAACACAGGATCTCAAAAATTAGACGCTATTAAAAAGTATGGACTTAGAGCTGCAGATAAATTTATCGATGCTCAAAAAGAATATTTAGCAAAATTCAACAAAACCTATAAAAATCCATTTGGACGCAGAAGTTATGTTTATAGTAAGGCACTAAACAGATACATTCAAGATCCAAAAGAACAAGTATATCAATCACAAAATAACGGTGATGAAGCTGAAGTGCAAGCGATTAAGCAAGCTGCTAAAGAACTTGGATTTTACACAGGACAATTATTCTTGGATTATGACAATGAATTTATTGCACAATATATTCATTTAAATCCTAAATTCAACTTAAATGATGAAGTTCAAGATTTTATTATCGGTAAAGATGAAGATGGAAAAGACATCACAATTCAAATTATTAAAAACCCATATGTAAATCCATATCAAACATTTTTAACAGATAAAGGGCTTAAAGGTGAAATTCAATCAATTGCTAAAGATGAAAATTCATTTACTTTAGTATTTGATGAAAACCATACGCCTGACTTAAGTTACTTATTATTTACAATCTTGCATAACTTATTCCCAATTAACCGTAGATATGTTGAAACTGTTGCTGGTGGAATCGATAAATACGGTTCAGAACCAGATAAATTCCTTACTTCAGGACCATTTAAGATTCCTGCTGGAAGAAATGGAATTTTACTTGGACCTAATGGATACATTAATTTAGTAAAGAATAAAGAATACTTTGATGCTGAAAACACAATTTCAAACAAAATTAAAATTATGTTTTCAACTAACAAGAACACTAATGCTTTATTCTTTGAAGATGGATATATTTCACAAACTTATATCCCTGCTTCAAAAATGGTGTCATATTGAGCTGATCCAAAAATCAAGGAATACCTTAACAAAAACCAAGGGTATGGAACTATTGCATTTGGTCTTAACTTAGATTTAGAAACCAATGCAAATAGTTGACTTCAAGATCAAGACTTTAGAAATGCTATTTATTATGCAATTAACCGTGATGATGCTTTAAAATTCGTTGGTTGAGATTTCTCATTCCCAGTTAACACTTGAACAGCATACGGTCAATACAAAACATTTGATGGTAAAAACCTTGAAATGTTCTTTGAAGGTGCGAAATCTAAAGCTAAAAATGATAAAGAATTCCCGTTACAAAACTATGAATATGTAGTTCACATGGCTAAAGGGTTTAATTTTGAAAAAACTAAACGGATTGATTTAGCTTATGATGTTCCAACTGCACAATTCTATATGGATAGATTTAGAAAAAAACATCCAGAATTAAAATCGGTTTCACTTAGATTTTTAAATAATGGACAAGATGAACAAAAGAAAGCTGGTTCATACCTTAAAGAAGCTATGTTAAAAGCTTTTGATGGATTTGTTAACATTGAACTTAAAAGCTTACCAGAAAACATTTTTGCAAGTTTTATTGAAAAAGGTGAATACGACATTATTTACCAAAACTACGATAGAATTGGTGGAAATGGTGCTCAAGATTATGTTTCAGCATTCTTTAAATCAGATGAAATTGATACAATTAACCAAAAAACCATTGGATTTAAAGAAAACCCAGTTGGTTCATACACTTATGCAAATTATGTAGCTGACTTAGTGCTAGAAGAATTAAGCTTACAACACGCTAATGTTTCTCGTTTGAGTCTACTACAAAGAGATATAAATTATATTTCACAAATTATTGCTGCAAATGCTACAATGAATGAAACTTTCCAAAAGGCTTACAATTCAGATAGTGCTTCAGCAATAACAAGTTTTAATGAACAATATGAAAACATTATTAAAGATGAACTTGTTAAATTAAGTGATGTTAAAAACTTATATTCAAATCAATATGTTAGATATTTAGTTGATTACTTAATTTTAGATAAATCATTATCAAATAATGTTTTAAGCGAAGAAAGAAAAAATGTTAGAAGAAGAATTATGCAAGCTAGATTACATTCAGCTTTTGTCTTATTCCTTCCTACATTTATGAGTATTGATCAAATAGCTGATTTAACTAACAATACTCAAGAAAGACTTGAATTTAATCAAGAAAATATATTTAATACTGGGGATAATAAGGCACAACAAAGAAAAGCTCCAAAATTCTGAAATAAATTTATTGAGCTTGCCTTACCAAAATTTGAAGAAAGTGCCTTTGCTTATACTTCAAGAATTTCTTCATTCTTTACAGGAAACTTTAGTGATGAAGAATTAGCAGATAACTGAGAACAATCAGTTGTTTACCAATTTATCGGTGCAATTGAGAAAGTTATTAGAGATGCTGCTATTGTTATTCCTTTAATGGAAGTTGATACTAACTGAGAAGTAACAAAAGTTGGTGGAGTTGATGGATTATATAGATTCTCACTTCAATACGCTTATGATATGACCAGACCACCAAGAGATAATTTACCAAGAACAAGGGAGGGATAG
- a CDS encoding IS30 family transposase, giving the protein MLKENFSISEIAKITGFSKSSISREITYNADLYGYTAEYAQYKHDMRNKWKYYFKLRNKIEKYPNFTNVFIDKFNKRSFGVKLTHTYIKFNYNFEFPSYRTVFNWINSNAWEITKEDRLRRHYKKGGKRTKSAVEFSVGARWVRPFWTRPQKINDRSEFGHWEVDFIVGKSGKENYNLLTFTERKTRYGIIKKIKGKNPWNVAEVLWNLIREKQLNVKSITADNGFEFSKLFYLGYRLQIIIYRADPYASFQKGGNENFNGLVRRFFPKGTNFNNISEEEILAVQNEINNMPREIFDWQSADELFYDWNYYKDKWTPIPGDERFLSETI; this is encoded by the coding sequence TTGTTAAAAGAAAATTTTAGTATATCTGAAATTGCGAAAATTACTGGATTTTCAAAGAGCTCTATATCTAGAGAAATTACATACAATGCTGATTTATACGGGTATACGGCTGAATACGCACAATATAAACATGATATGAGAAATAAGTGAAAATATTATTTTAAGTTGCGCAATAAAATCGAAAAATATCCAAATTTTACAAATGTTTTTATAGATAAATTTAACAAACGTTCATTTGGAGTTAAACTGACACATACATATATTAAGTTTAATTATAATTTTGAATTTCCTTCATATAGAACTGTTTTTAATTGGATAAATTCAAACGCTTGAGAAATAACAAAAGAAGATAGGTTGAGACGTCATTATAAAAAAGGAGGAAAAAGAACTAAGAGTGCAGTTGAATTCTCAGTTGGTGCAAGATGAGTTAGACCATTTTGAACTAGACCTCAGAAAATAAATGATAGGTCAGAATTCGGTCATTGAGAAGTTGATTTTATCGTTGGAAAATCCGGAAAGGAAAACTATAACTTGTTAACTTTTACAGAAAGAAAAACAAGATACGGAATAATTAAAAAGATAAAGGGTAAAAATCCATGAAATGTTGCAGAGGTTTTATGAAATTTAATTAGAGAAAAACAATTAAATGTTAAAAGCATAACAGCTGATAATGGATTTGAGTTCTCAAAACTTTTTTATCTAGGATATAGGCTTCAAATTATTATTTATCGTGCAGACCCATATGCTTCATTTCAAAAAGGAGGAAACGAAAACTTTAATGGTTTAGTTAGAAGATTCTTTCCAAAAGGCACAAATTTTAATAATATTTCTGAAGAAGAAATATTGGCTGTACAAAATGAAATAAATAATATGCCTAGGGAAATTTTCGATTGACAATCAGCTGATGAACTATTCTATGACTGAAATTATTATAAGGATAAATGGACACCAATACCAGGTGATGAACGCTTTTTATCAGAAACAATTTAA
- a CDS encoding ABC transporter ATP-binding protein, whose amino-acid sequence MSKPYIETKRKFLFWKEKLIRIDTPGVEEMLKVPADKEVLASLRNVDITYGAGAKAFRAVVDMNMNIYRGEVLGLVGESGSGKSTIGRAIIGLTPHSFGQIHILDKLLPKKMNRGFKVGKKLKEYKAIENFMVNKVQMIFQDPANSLNPHINVEAVVSEGLTNTKNAREIYLFNIDQDVAKELFSKWITPDIYAEYYVSTKQNLDADIAENENVAYQALYVDFLEIIDRNPTLQEATDYLKEAKKHRDSLADLSEKECKRILVRDILKSVGLDESVLKRYPLEFSGGQQQRIGISRAVVLRPSLLIADEPISALDVSIQAQVVNIFNELKEKYNLTILFIAHDLRMVEYISDRIAVMNKGRLLEIGTTEEIMNHSLHPYTKSLLEAVPSIEGEKGSLIGYTYNPAIHGYDDENQPEWIKINDNHFILATEPELEEWKAGIYK is encoded by the coding sequence ATGAGTAAACCATATATTGAAACAAAAAGAAAATTCCTTTTTTGAAAAGAAAAATTAATCCGTATAGATACACCTGGCGTTGAAGAAATGCTTAAAGTCCCTGCAGATAAAGAAGTTTTAGCATCATTAAGAAATGTTGATATTACTTATGGAGCTGGTGCAAAAGCTTTCCGTGCTGTAGTAGATATGAATATGAATATTTACCGTGGAGAAGTTCTTGGACTTGTTGGTGAATCTGGTTCAGGAAAAAGTACAATTGGACGTGCTATTATTGGGCTAACACCACATAGTTTTGGTCAAATTCATATTTTAGATAAATTACTACCTAAAAAAATGAATCGTGGATTCAAAGTTGGTAAAAAACTAAAAGAATATAAAGCGATTGAAAACTTCATGGTTAATAAAGTCCAAATGATCTTCCAAGATCCTGCAAACTCACTTAACCCGCATATAAATGTTGAAGCAGTTGTTTCAGAAGGCTTAACAAATACTAAAAATGCTAGAGAAATTTATTTATTCAACATTGATCAAGATGTTGCAAAAGAATTATTTAGCAAATGAATTACACCTGATATTTATGCTGAATACTATGTTTCAACCAAACAAAATTTAGATGCTGATATTGCTGAAAATGAGAATGTAGCATATCAAGCTTTATATGTAGACTTTTTAGAAATTATTGATAGAAACCCTACATTACAAGAAGCAACAGATTACTTAAAAGAAGCTAAAAAACATAGAGATTCTCTTGCTGATTTATCTGAAAAAGAATGTAAAAGAATCCTTGTTCGTGATATTTTAAAGAGTGTTGGACTTGATGAATCAGTTTTAAAACGTTATCCACTTGAATTCTCAGGAGGACAACAACAACGGATTGGTATTTCACGTGCTGTGGTACTAAGACCTTCACTTTTAATTGCTGACGAACCAATTTCAGCTCTTGACGTTTCTATTCAAGCTCAAGTTGTAAACATTTTTAATGAATTAAAAGAAAAATACAACTTAACAATTCTATTTATTGCCCATGACTTACGTATGGTTGAATATATTTCTGACCGTATCGCAGTTATGAATAAAGGTAGATTACTAGAAATAGGAACTACTGAAGAAATAATGAATCATTCATTACACCCTTATACAAAATCACTTCTAGAAGCAGTGCCTTCAATTGAAGGTGAAAAAGGAAGTTTAATCGGTTATACTTATAACCCCGCAATTCATGGATATGATGATGAAAATCAACCTGAATGAATTAAAATAAATGATAATCACTTTATACTAGCTACAGAACCAGAGTTAGAAGAGTGAAAAGCTGGTATATATAAATAA
- a CDS encoding MAGa7180 family putative nuclease — protein MPRKLFNKKDYSIDYQNQVVILSDHLYQALHSQNQFEKYKKMGGSSIPDILIKDAFKNEFNAFCHITRLKLPVLTQKYVHAGVVLEPRIFDYLRSKMPGVEVQNFEAAKFNYDYFASDPIIGGVPDGFLPNKNMILEIKTAQEKKKEIWAKEGVDVSYRKQAQLYAYLKGADSYAIVALFLKPELGDYETPENIDLATRSLQTYAFKLNKQDALDDIEKIKNWYNFYTNTKISPKFDLSANADQLEYLECSTFEEWEALLNKWKAQGKADPDIKP, from the coding sequence ATGCCGAGAAAATTATTTAATAAAAAAGACTATAGTATTGATTATCAAAATCAAGTAGTGATTTTAAGTGATCATTTATATCAAGCTTTACATTCACAAAATCAATTTGAGAAATATAAAAAAATGGGTGGAAGTTCAATTCCAGACATTTTAATTAAAGATGCTTTTAAAAACGAATTTAACGCCTTTTGTCATATCACTAGATTAAAACTCCCAGTATTAACTCAAAAATATGTTCATGCTGGAGTAGTGCTTGAACCTAGAATTTTTGATTATTTAAGATCAAAAATGCCTGGAGTAGAAGTACAAAACTTTGAAGCTGCTAAATTTAATTACGATTATTTTGCTTCCGATCCAATTATTGGTGGGGTTCCTGATGGATTTTTACCAAATAAAAACATGATTTTGGAAATTAAAACTGCACAAGAAAAGAAAAAAGAAATTTGAGCAAAAGAAGGTGTGGATGTTTCTTATCGTAAACAAGCTCAACTTTATGCTTATTTAAAAGGTGCTGATTCTTATGCTATTGTAGCTTTATTTCTAAAACCTGAATTAGGTGATTATGAAACACCGGAAAATATTGATTTAGCAACTCGTTCATTACAAACTTATGCCTTTAAACTCAATAAGCAAGACGCATTAGATGATATTGAAAAAATCAAGAATTGATACAACTTTTATACTAACACAAAAATTTCACCAAAATTTGACCTTTCAGCGAATGCTGACCAATTAGAATATTTAGAATGCAGCACATTTGAGGAGTGAGAAGCATTACTAAATAAATGAAAAGCCCAAGGCAAGGCCGATCCTGATATCAAACCATAA
- a CDS encoding ABC transporter permease → MKKILYDNKVYTLSDNKVIFKNKRSDDLTLRQRLLAIDSPFLKTFWRVFKIILEFFIIGFIVISITFFLINSVPGENPLTQGLDEGARKAVEKKYGLDLPLIQRYFNYLKGLFTGNFGISLSLFPGQDINTFIWDRFYKSFLVGIFSVMLTVGIGIPLGIWIGKNPGGWVDNISTVIVSIFSSVPSIIFALVLVFLGRAIGMPYVFDQGNVITYILPGLALSLGSIIVYIKYIRTELNRELNSVHAKFAYLKGVSKNRFVWKHALKPALFPIATFFPAVIFGSFIGSIFIEQIFLIPGSGDTLLQAIQTKDYNVILFLIVMFALLTVLSYAFRDILYEAIDPRIRRRGA, encoded by the coding sequence TTGAAAAAGATATTATATGATAATAAAGTTTATACTTTAAGTGATAATAAAGTTATCTTCAAAAATAAAAGAAGTGACGATTTAACACTTAGACAAAGACTTCTTGCTATTGATTCCCCATTTCTTAAAACGTTCTGAAGAGTTTTTAAAATTATTTTAGAATTCTTCATTATTGGTTTTATAGTTATCTCAATTACTTTCTTCCTTATTAACTCAGTTCCAGGTGAAAACCCCTTAACTCAAGGGTTAGATGAAGGAGCTCGTAAAGCTGTTGAAAAGAAATATGGATTAGATCTTCCTTTAATCCAAAGATATTTCAATTACTTAAAAGGTCTATTTACAGGAAACTTTGGAATTTCGCTTTCCTTATTCCCTGGGCAAGACATTAATACCTTTATTTGAGATAGATTTTACAAATCATTCCTTGTTGGTATTTTCTCAGTTATGCTTACTGTAGGGATTGGAATTCCGCTTGGAATTTGAATCGGGAAAAACCCTGGTGGATGAGTAGATAATATTTCTACGGTAATTGTAAGTATTTTCTCTTCAGTGCCTTCAATCATTTTCGCCTTAGTGCTAGTGTTTTTAGGTAGAGCTATCGGTATGCCTTATGTATTTGATCAAGGTAATGTAATTACTTACATCTTACCTGGATTAGCACTTTCACTTGGAAGTATCATTGTTTATATTAAATATATTAGAACTGAATTAAACCGTGAGCTTAACTCAGTTCATGCTAAATTCGCTTACTTAAAAGGTGTTTCAAAAAATAGATTTGTTTGAAAACACGCATTAAAACCTGCTTTATTCCCAATTGCAACATTTTTCCCAGCTGTTATTTTTGGTTCATTTATCGGAAGTATTTTTATCGAACAAATTTTCTTAATCCCTGGATCTGGAGATACTTTACTTCAAGCGATCCAAACTAAAGATTACAACGTTATCTTATTCTTAATTGTTATGTTTGCTTTATTAACGGTGCTTTCATATGCATTCCGTGATATCTTATATGAAGCAATTGACCCTAGAATAAGAAGAAGAGGAGCTTAG
- a CDS encoding IS30 family transposase, with protein MLSNAKHYQNNLICLKFRAKSRNSKYSTEFTTRYSHYVLRPYLDKSKLKMLNTKIQNIKQYSPREFTIEKMKDLFNKLKDEWSLLEISRQMSCDIKTIREQIEKASEEYKVQTSLFCKICKRHVGAFSYLSINEWTKSKIYTRENTLDGKRITSLEKWKPLHKFTQDWISKHKEYRSLTTAEKKRLTSEQLVYYRKTSLQKILDKFEDYVKENNLQNVFIPTVQGFYEYIDRYYVDFEYKILTLKRKYGIAKSRLKKPKKAKIKSKLKFAKSVHERSEKINIREEFGHYEIDTVQFKKTSKYCLVTLLERKTRMLFAMYSKRDAVSVRLALEKLICKYSLKILTLTMDNGLENSELHKVKSIKEFYVCDPYSSWQKGSLENAHKEIRKIIPKGYEPQFICENFIFELIDSINKDKRNYYFENSQYPVRISPFELFKNYTKI; from the coding sequence ATGCTATCAAACGCAAAACATTACCAAAATAATTTAATTTGTTTGAAATTTAGAGCTAAATCTAGAAATTCAAAATACTCAACTGAATTTACAACTCGTTATAGTCATTACGTCTTAAGACCGTATTTAGATAAATCAAAACTTAAGATGTTAAATACTAAAATTCAAAATATCAAACAGTATTCACCTAGAGAATTTACAATAGAAAAAATGAAAGATTTGTTCAATAAATTAAAAGATGAATGAAGTCTTTTAGAGATTTCAAGACAAATGTCTTGTGATATTAAAACCATTAGGGAACAAATTGAAAAAGCATCTGAGGAGTATAAAGTCCAAACATCATTATTCTGCAAAATTTGCAAAAGACATGTTGGTGCTTTTTCGTACCTTTCAATAAACGAATGAACCAAATCAAAAATCTATACAAGAGAAAATACCTTGGATGGAAAAAGAATAACATCATTAGAAAAATGAAAACCATTACACAAATTTACGCAAGATTGAATTTCCAAACATAAAGAATATAGAAGTTTAACAACAGCCGAAAAGAAAAGACTAACAAGCGAACAACTTGTTTATTATAGAAAAACTTCGTTGCAAAAAATATTAGATAAGTTTGAGGATTATGTAAAAGAAAATAATCTACAAAATGTTTTTATTCCTACCGTACAGGGCTTTTATGAATATATCGACAGATATTATGTTGATTTTGAATATAAAATACTTACTTTAAAAAGAAAGTATGGAATCGCAAAAAGCAGACTAAAGAAACCTAAAAAAGCAAAAATTAAATCTAAATTAAAATTTGCAAAAAGTGTTCACGAGCGTTCAGAAAAAATAAATATAAGAGAAGAATTTGGACACTATGAAATAGATACTGTTCAGTTCAAAAAGACAAGTAAATATTGCTTAGTTACATTGCTAGAAAGAAAAACTAGAATGTTATTTGCGATGTATTCTAAAAGAGATGCAGTCTCCGTCAGATTAGCGCTTGAAAAGCTGATATGCAAATATAGCTTGAAAATTCTAACTTTAACAATGGACAATGGTTTAGAAAATTCTGAACTTCATAAAGTAAAATCCATAAAAGAATTTTATGTATGTGACCCTTATTCTTCATGACAAAAAGGAAGTTTAGAAAACGCACATAAAGAGATTAGAAAGATTATTCCAAAAGGTTATGAACCACAGTTTATTTGTGAAAATTTCATATTTGAATTAATTGATTCAATTAATAAAGATAAACGAAATTATTACTTTGAAAATAGTCAATATCCAGTTAGAATTTCACCATTTGAATTATTTAAAAATTACACAAAAATTTAA
- a CDS encoding ABC transporter permease encodes MENQNQKPKRSFKKFLDKWASNIRYRESIGKTNEKNMSDMSAPNPITQPFNYQSWKLVGKIMDYESDMHMGSETKAFKEFINRFSRSFAGVFGLVTLVTLILLAIIIPFTTQNPNATSITDKNLTFNSYDHFNIYHFFGTDDQGRDYWARLWWGLRYSIALAFVVTAIEVVIGLTIGIMMGQFEMFDKIMTFIIKVISIVPTIIILILMTIIISPSFWVIVFSLSLTSWTGMANQIRAQVKRAKYFEWVSASKILGTPTWKVLKNYVPVILPILITQLVFTIPGVVLSETSLAFIGLAIEDVPTLGNIISDGQKVFPDYVRYVFVPSTFLILITTSVQLIGASVQDSLRRQR; translated from the coding sequence ATGGAAAACCAGAATCAAAAACCTAAGAGATCCTTTAAAAAATTTCTAGATAAATGAGCTTCAAACATTAGATACAGAGAAAGTATCGGAAAAACAAATGAGAAAAATATGAGCGATATGTCTGCTCCTAACCCAATTACTCAACCATTTAACTACCAAAGTTGAAAATTGGTTGGAAAAATCATGGATTATGAATCAGACATGCACATGGGGAGTGAAACAAAAGCTTTTAAAGAATTCATTAATAGATTCTCACGTTCATTTGCTGGTGTATTTGGACTTGTTACATTAGTTACGTTAATTTTACTTGCAATCATAATTCCATTTACTACTCAAAACCCTAATGCAACAAGTATTACAGATAAAAACTTAACTTTTAACTCTTATGACCACTTTAATATTTATCACTTCTTTGGTACAGATGATCAAGGAAGGGATTATTGAGCAAGGTTATGATGAGGATTACGTTATTCGATTGCTTTAGCCTTTGTGGTAACTGCAATTGAAGTTGTAATCGGGTTAACTATTGGAATTATGATGGGTCAATTTGAAATGTTTGATAAAATAATGACATTTATTATTAAGGTTATTTCAATTGTGCCTACAATTATTATCTTGATTTTAATGACCATTATTATTTCGCCTAGTTTCTGAGTTATTGTATTTTCACTTTCATTAACTTCATGAACTGGTATGGCTAACCAAATTAGAGCCCAAGTAAAACGTGCTAAATACTTTGAATGAGTGTCAGCATCAAAAATTTTAGGTACTCCAACTTGAAAAGTACTTAAAAATTATGTACCTGTAATTTTACCTATTTTAATTACTCAATTAGTATTTACTATTCCTGGTGTTGTTTTATCAGAAACATCTCTTGCCTTCATTGGACTTGCAATTGAAGATGTTCCAACACTTGGAAACATTATTTCAGATGGACAAAAAGTCTTCCCAGATTATGTAAGATATGTTTTCGTTCCATCTACATTCTTAATTTTAATAACAACAAGTGTGCAATTAATTGGAGCTTCAGTGCAAGATTCATTAAGAAGACAAAGATAG